A stretch of Halocalculus aciditolerans DNA encodes these proteins:
- a CDS encoding non-histone chromosomal MC1 family protein gives MAREDGKRNFALRDVDGNETSVFSGNTPRQAALKAARRLEDVAKTEQQAKHHEIRLREKGTDKVHIYDAWAWKSDSPDDKPDWMPGNITEANVSKKGIEHLQS, from the coding sequence ATGGCACGAGAGGATGGGAAGCGCAACTTCGCGCTCCGAGATGTCGACGGGAACGAGACGAGCGTCTTCAGCGGGAACACACCCCGACAGGCCGCACTCAAAGCAGCGCGCCGCCTCGAAGACGTCGCGAAAACCGAACAACAAGCGAAACACCACGAGATCCGCCTCCGCGAGAAAGGGACCGACAAAGTACACATCTACGACGCCTGGGCCTGGAAATCGGACTCACCCGACGACAAGCCCGACTGGATGCCCGGGAACATCACCGAAGCGAACGTCTCCAAGAAGGGAATCGAGCACCTCCAGTCGTAG
- a CDS encoding AbrB/MazE/SpoVT family DNA-binding domain-containing protein — protein sequence MVRKKKLSPSGAKGEDGEYHNAHVNLHEDELAVAGLEIGDEVFVRVREDKIIIQKADPDEVEHDF from the coding sequence ATGGTTCGCAAGAAGAAGCTCAGCCCGAGTGGCGCGAAAGGCGAGGACGGCGAGTATCACAACGCCCACGTGAACCTCCACGAGGACGAACTCGCGGTCGCCGGGCTCGAGATCGGCGACGAAGTGTTCGTGCGCGTCCGCGAGGACAAGATCATCATTCAGAAGGCCGACCCGGACGAGGTCGAACACGATTTCTAG
- a CDS encoding quinone-dependent dihydroorotate dehydrogenase, whose translation MYDALKPLLFRLPAETAHEGVKELLRTVQATPALGVLDRVYGVENERLGVEAFGQSFPNPVGVAAGFDKNAEVPRALAALGFGHLEVGGVTAEAQEGNPRPRMFRLPEDEAVVNRMGFNNDGADVVGRRLHEKPLPDVPVGVNIGKSKSASPEDAPEDYAYTYERVAGAGDFYVVNVSSPNTPGLRDLQNREGLERILARLLDAGAAPLLVKLSPDLSEGATADAVDLAEDLGLDGIVAVNTTTDRPDSLRGEHRDETGGLSGQPLRDRATERVRFVASRTDLPVVGVGGVASAADAYTKIRAGASVVQLYTGLVYEGPSLAHDINEGLLTLLDRDGFDSVEDAVGADL comes from the coding sequence ATGTACGACGCCCTCAAGCCGCTGCTCTTTCGGCTGCCGGCGGAGACGGCGCACGAGGGAGTGAAAGAGCTGTTGCGGACGGTGCAGGCGACGCCGGCGCTCGGCGTGCTCGACCGCGTCTACGGCGTGGAGAACGAGCGGTTGGGCGTCGAGGCGTTCGGGCAGTCGTTCCCGAATCCCGTCGGTGTGGCCGCGGGGTTCGATAAGAACGCGGAGGTGCCGCGTGCGCTCGCGGCGCTCGGATTCGGCCACCTGGAGGTCGGTGGTGTGACGGCGGAAGCCCAGGAGGGCAACCCGCGCCCGCGGATGTTCCGGCTCCCGGAGGACGAGGCCGTCGTCAATCGGATGGGGTTCAACAACGACGGCGCGGACGTCGTCGGGCGGCGACTCCACGAGAAGCCGTTGCCGGACGTGCCGGTGGGCGTGAACATCGGGAAGTCGAAGTCGGCGAGTCCGGAGGACGCGCCGGAGGACTACGCGTACACGTACGAGCGCGTCGCGGGTGCGGGCGATTTCTACGTGGTGAACGTCTCCAGTCCGAACACGCCGGGGCTGCGCGATTTACAGAACCGCGAGGGCTTAGAGCGGATTCTCGCGCGACTGCTGGACGCGGGCGCAGCGCCCCTGCTCGTGAAGCTCTCGCCGGACTTGAGCGAGGGGGCGACGGCGGACGCGGTCGACCTCGCGGAGGACCTCGGCCTCGACGGTATCGTGGCGGTGAACACGACGACGGACCGGCCGGACTCCCTGCGAGGCGAGCACCGCGACGAGACCGGCGGGCTCTCGGGGCAGCCGCTGCGTGACCGCGCAACGGAACGGGTTCGGTTCGTGGCGTCCCGCACCGACCTGCCCGTGGTCGGCGTCGGCGGCGTGGCGTCGGCGGCGGACGCGTACACGAAGATCCGTGCGGGCGCGAGCGTCGTCCAGCTCTACACGGGCCTCGTCTACGAGGGGCCGTCGCTCGCGCACGACATCAACGAGGGCCTCCTCACGCTCCTCGACCGCGACGGCTTCGATAGCGTCGAGGATGCCGTCGGCGCGGACCTCTGA